Genomic window (Escherichia fergusonii ATCC 35469):
TACCCCCCCTCCAGCCGTTCTGCCAGTAATGCCTGCAAATCGTCACTTTGCGCAGTCGCCAGCGTCAACCCGCGGTGATGCAACCACTCCACCATCATTGACAGATCGCGACGGTATGCGTTCAACGTATTTTCAGCCAGATTTTTTTCCAGCCACAGAGCATCAAGAAACTGCTCGATGCGTGCCAGATCCTGTTTCACTTGCGCCCCTTATGGTCACTCATTTGATCCATTATGCCTTATTGTGCCGTGACTAAAGCGATTCTGATACACTAGCCGCAAAAGCCACAGCAGAATCGAGAAGCTTACGTTATGAATATGGGTCTTTTTTACGGTTCCAGCACCTGTTACACCGAAATGGCGGCGGAAAAAATCCGCGATATTATCGGCCCAGAACTGGTGACCTTACATAACCTCAAGGACGACTCCCCGAAATTAATGGAGCAGTACGATGTGCTCATTCTGGGTATCCCGACCTGGGATTTTGGCGAAATCCAGGAAGACTGGGAAGCCGTCTGGGATCAGCTCGACGACCTGAACCTCGAAGGTAAAATTGTTGCGCTGTATGGGCTTGGCGATCAACTGGGGTATGGCGAGTGGTTCCTCGATGCGCTCGGTATGCTGCATGACAAACTCTCGGCCAAAGGCGTGAAGTTCGTCGGCTACTGGCCAACGGAAGGATATGAATTTACCAGCCCGAAACCGGTGATTGCTGACGGGCAACTGTTCGTGGGTCTGGCGCTGGACGAAACTAACCAGTATGACCTTAGCGACGAGCGTATTCAGAGCTGGTGCGAGCAAATCCTCAACGAAATGGCAGAGCATTACGCCTGATGTCACTGACGGCTTAGCACACAGCCTTTGCCGTCATCTTTATCTTTGCGTCTCTTGTTGCAACAAAATCCGCCGTAAATCCCGCCATTCGGCTTCGTCCATGCTGTCGGCTGCCAGCCACAAGTGCTGACGTTTACCGCTATCAGAACGTAAACGCAACATCATGCCGCTTTTAATCATCCACGGCGCTTTGACGATGCACCACTCCTGCCCTTGCCAACGCAAACGCCCGTCCATCAACAGGCGAATTTCCCCCTGGCGGGAATTAATGCGTCGCTGGCTGCGAACGCAATCAA
Coding sequences:
- the fldB gene encoding flavodoxin FldB, translated to MNMGLFYGSSTCYTEMAAEKIRDIIGPELVTLHNLKDDSPKLMEQYDVLILGIPTWDFGEIQEDWEAVWDQLDDLNLEGKIVALYGLGDQLGYGEWFLDALGMLHDKLSAKGVKFVGYWPTEGYEFTSPKPVIADGQLFVGLALDETNQYDLSDERIQSWCEQILNEMAEHYA
- a CDS encoding protein YgfX, which gives rise to MVLWQSDLRVSWRAQWLSLLIHGLVAAVILLMPWPLSYTPLWMVLLSLVVFDCVRSQRRINSRQGEIRLLMDGRLRWQGQEWCIVKAPWMIKSGMMLRLRSDSGKRQHLWLAADSMDEAEWRDLRRILLQQETQR